A single region of the Lotus japonicus ecotype B-129 chromosome 4, LjGifu_v1.2 genome encodes:
- the LOC130715521 gene encoding 18.5 kDa class I heat shock protein-like: MSLIPSFIGGNRSNGFDPFSMDVWDPFKDFPFGNSVSASFPQLSRENSAFVSTRVDWKETPEAHVFRADLPGLKKEEVKVEIEDDRVLQISGERNVEKEDKNDTWHRVERSSGKFMRRFRLPENAKMDQVKASMENGVLTVTVPKEEVKKPDVKLLIAYNFDLLLDISIGIYTGFNLRSRK, from the coding sequence ATGTCGCTCATTCCAAGTTTCATTGGTGGTAACAGGAGCAACGGTTTCGATCCATTCTCAATGGATGTATGGGACCCCTTCAAGGATTTTCCATTCGGTAATTCTGTTTCTGCTTCTTTCCCTCAACTTTCTCGGGAAAATTCTGCATTTGTGAGCACCCGTGTGGACTGGAAAGAGACCCCAGAAGCACATGTGTTCAGGGCTGATCTTCCAGGGTTGAAGAAGGAGGAAGTGAAGGTAGAGATTGAAGATGACAGAGTTCTTCAGATTAGTGGAGAGAGGAATGTTGAGAAGGAAGACAAGAATGATACATGGCATCGTGTGGAGCGTAGCAGTGGGAAGTTCATGAGGAGGTTCAGATTGCCTGAGAATGCCAAAATGGATCAAGTCAAGGCTTCCATGGAGAATGGGGTTCTCACTGTCACTGTTCCCAAGGAAGAGGTCAAGAAGCCTGATGTCAAGTTGTTAATTGCATATAATTTCGACCTATTGTTGGACATTTCGATTGGAATTTATACTGGGTTCAACCTTCGAAGTCGAAAGTGA
- the LOC130712201 gene encoding uncharacterized protein LOC130712201 gives MRIKTALEAKQYIGTAKEAEYEEICKPEECLDLDHFNEDRSEPVLDCIYDDEPLGFEQSLDPMLKMQAQDPLEEVDLGDGTKKRPTYVSSLIDSGFKNRIVNLLQEYKDCFAWDYDEMPGLSRELVELKLPIRPGRKPVKQAPRRFAPEVFSKIKEEVERLLGAKFIRTARG, from the exons ATGAGAATAAAGACGGCCTTGGAGGCCAAACAATATATAGGAACGGCAAAGGAAGCCGAATATGAAGAAATTTGCAAACCGGAGGAGTGCCTAGACTTGGATCATTTTAATGAAGACAGATCAGAGCCGGTTCTTGATTGTATATATGATGATGAACCCCTTGGATTCGAGCAATCTTTAGATCCCATGTTAAAAATGCAGGCTCAGGATCCTTTGGAGGAGGTTGATTTAGGAGATGGGACCAAGAAAAGGCCGACGTATGTAAGTTCGTTGATCGATTCGGGTTTTAAGAATCGGATTGTTAATTTGTTGCAGGAATACAAAGATTGCTTCGCATGGGATTATGACGAAATGCCGGGTCTAAGCCGGGAGTTAGTGGAGTTGAAGTTACCAATTCGGCCTGGTAGGAAACCAGTGAAGCAAGCCCCAAGGAGATTCGCCCCAGAGGTGTTCTCAAAGATAAAAGAGGAAGTGGAGCGCTTACTTGGAGCAAAGTTCATACGAACAGCCAG AGGATGA
- the LOC130712202 gene encoding uncharacterized protein LOC130712202, translating to MDLSGKTKVFSTLLRLKKEQEFQWMEEHQKAFEEIKASLTTTPVMAPLIRGKPMKLYISASEETIGSVLAQDDEDGIERAIYYLSRILNDAEIRYSLVEKLCLCLYFSCTKLKYYIKPIDVTVISHYDIIKHMLFKPILHSRIGKWALALTEFSLSYQHLRAMKGQVIADFLVDHSGSKEQETVVTLKPWEMYFDGSRHKKGTGIGILIISPQGIPTKIKLGIEGECSNNEAEYEALLIGLETALNLGARELLIRGDSELVIKQLTGEYQCVSENLMKYHSKAVKMLRSFDEVELCHIPRIENAEANVLAQIASGYRLPRKKFKELVKVKRKFIPSFKERKVEFEQEVLVISNLDDSDWRKPVVKYLQNPNAPTDRRTKYRALSYLILDDELFKKGVNEVLLKCLSEEEAFRAVKAVHDGMCGAHQAGHKMKWTLFRQGVYWPNMLKDCIEYAKSCAECQKHAGIQHVPASELHSIVKPWPFRGWALDLIGQIHPSSSKQHDYIIVAIDYFTKWVEAIPLRGVDQDTVISFIQEHIVFRYGIPETLTTDQGSVFTGRKMAQFAEDFGIKLLTSTPYYAQANGQVEAANKVLINLVKKHISQKPRRWHETLSQVLWAYRNSPKEATGVTPFRLTYGHESVLPIEICLQSVRIQRQFEIPCDDYWNMMYDELIELDEERLNALEVMIRQKERITKSYNKKVKSKAFSVGDLVWKVILPMDKKDRAYGKWAPKWEGPFKVIKCYSNNAYSIEEIGTIARTLTINGKYLKRFKPAIHEIKIDIEM from the coding sequence ATGGATCTAAGCGGGAAAACCAAGGTATTCTCCACATTGCTTCGACTCAAGAAAGAACAAGAGTTTCAATGGATGGAAGAACATcagaaggcgtttgaggaaatAAAAGCCAGCTTAACAACGACACCAGTCATGGCTCCTCTCATTCGTGGAAAACCAATGAAACTCTACATTTCGGCATCAGAGGAAACTATTGGCAGTGTGTTGGctcaagatgatgaagatggaatCGAAagggctatatattatttgagcCGAATCCTTAATGATGCCGAAATTAGATATAGTTTAGTagaaaaattgtgtttatgtttgTATTTTTCATGTACTAAACTTAAGTACTATATTAAACCTATTGATGTAACTGTTATTtcccattatgatataataaagcatatGCTGTTCAAGCCCATTCTTCATAGTCGAATTGGAAAGTGGGCGTTGGCCCTTACTGAGTTTTCTTTAAGTTATCAACATTTAAGGGCTATGAAAGGCCAAGTAATAGCTGATTTTTTGGTTGATCATAGTGGGTCGAAAGAACAGGAGACGGTGGTGACGTTGAAACCTTGGGAAATGTATTTCGATGGTTCGAGGCATAAGAAGGGGACCGGGATAGGTATCTTGATAATTTCACCCCAAGGAATCCCGACAAAAATTAAGTTGGGCATCGAAGGTGAGTGTTCGAATAATGAGGCGGAGTATGAAGCTTTATTGATAGGGCTCGAAACGGCTCTAAACTTGGGGGCTAGAGAGCTCTTAATTCGTGGAGATTCAGAGTTGGTTATTAAGCAACTAACTGGTGAATACCAATGCGTTAGTGAGAATTTAATGAAATATCATTCGAAAGCAGTTAAAATGTTAAGAAGTTTTGATGAAGTCGAATTATGTCATATCCCTAGGATCGAGAATGCTGAAGCGAATGTTTTGGCACAAATTGCGTCAGGTTACCGGCTACCTCGGAAAAAGTTTAAAGAGCTAGTAAAGGTCAAAAGAAAGTTTATTCCTAGTTTTAAGGAAAGGAAAGTGGAGTTCGAGCAGGAGGTATTGGTCATTAGTAATTTGGATGACAGTGATTGGAGGAAACCTGTTGTGAAATACTTGCAAAACCCAAACGCACCAACAGATCGAAGAACAAAGTATCGAGCTCTAAGTTACTTGATTTTGGATGACGAATTGTTTAAAAAAGGGGTGAATGAAGTTTTACTAAAGTGCCTAAGTGAAGAAGAAGCGTTTCGAGCAGTCAAGGCCGTTCATGATGGTATGTGTGGGGCGCATCAGGCTGGCCATAAGATGAAGTGGACATTGTTTCGACAAGGAGTATATTGGCCAAATATGTTAAAAGATTGCATTGAATATGCCAAATCTTGCGCCGAATGTCAGAAGCATGCTGGCATCCAACATGTACCGGCAAGTGAGTTACATTCGATCGTGAAACCCTGGCCATTTAGGGGGTGGGCGTTGGATTTGATAGGTCAAATACATCCTTCTTCGTCTAAACAACATGACTATATAATAGTGGCTAtcgattatttcactaaatgggtcgaagccattccGCTGAGAGGTGTCGACCAAGATACGGTTATTAGTTTTATTCAAGAACACATAGTATTTAGATATGGGATCCCTGAGACGTTAACTACTGACCAAGGGTCAGTATTTACTGGAAGGAAAATGGCTCAGTTTGCTGAGGATTTTGGAATAAAACTATTAACTTCAACGCCATATTATGCTCAGGCGAATGGACAAGTCGAAGCAGCTAATAAAGTTTTAATTAACTTGGTTAAGAAACACATTAGTCAAAAGCCGAGAAGGTGGCATGAAACTTTGAGTCAAGTTTTATGGGCTTATCGAAATTCGCCCAAAGAGGCCACTGGAGTAACTCCTTTTCGACTTACGTACGGGCATGAGTCAGTTTTACCGATCGAAATATGCTTACAGTCCGTTAGAATTCAAAGGCAATTCGAGATTCCGTGTGatgattattggaatatgatgtaTGACGAGTTAATTGAATTGGACGAGGAAAGATTAAATGCTTTAGAAGTTATGATCCGACAAAAAGAACGAATTACTAAAAGTTATAATAAAAAAGTCAAGTCTAAGGCATTTAGCGTTGGAGATTTAGTTTGGAAAGTGATCCTTCCAATGGACAAAAAAGATCGAGCATACGGAAAATGGGCCCCTAAATGGGAAGGGCCATTTAAAGTGATCAAGTGTTATTCAAACAACGCGTATTCGATTGAGGAAATTGGAACGATTGCTCGAACATTGACGATAAATGGAAAATACTTAAAAAGGTTTAAGCCAGCGATTCATGAGATAAAAATCGATATAGAAATGTAG
- the LOC130714587 gene encoding probable WRKY transcription factor 4: MAGSGNGPGGPPPLWTTIPPSITIPPPIAWTEDDGFSLDLMRMTEDDGFSPDLMRMTEDDGFSPDLMRMTEDDDFSPDLMDDLLSGHTNQCPSMSEILTNGGMAEHNHNALFGNNNQYSLFGVSQGFSSYEFLSSPLPQEHIGMPKQQAQPQVSTSFTPVVAATSSSSQQVLLPGMLVMPEFLQQGLNSSPINVAATSSSSQQVLLPRMSSVMPEFLQQGLNSSPVNVAATSSSSQQVLLPRMSVMPEFLQQGLNYSHVNVDNCSNDGYNWKKYGEDRVKDFLFTRIYYQCTQQDCPAMKKVKHSLDGDFTQVTYKYKHNHQPLHPSMVTNVQGTSDRKDVGDHEIQVIEKNGEPNLNRRNIGGSLVDPGSSRGKVSASRLVVQTISDVDIVYDGYKWCKYGQKIIKGNSNPRSYYKCNIPGCNVRKYVERAPTDPRVVLTAYEGKHNHHAPIAH; the protein is encoded by the exons ATGGCTGGGTCTGGAAATGGGCCGGGAGGGCCACCACCACTGTGGACAACAATTCCTCCTAGCATCACTATCCCGCCACCAATTGCATGGACGGAGGATGATGGGTTTAGCCTTGATCTCATGAGGATGACAGAGGATGATGGGTTTAGCCCTGATCTCATGAGGATGACAGAGGATGATGGGTTTAGCCCTGATCTTATGAGGATGACGGAGGATGATGACTTTAGCCCTGATCTCATGGATGATCTTCTTTCTGGCCATACAAATCAGTGTCCATCTATGTCGGAGATCCTAACCAATGGTGGCATGGCAGAGCACAACCACAATGCTCTTTTTGGGAATAATAATCAGTATTCTCTGTTCGGCGTTTCACAGGGGTTCAGCTCATATGAGTTCCTCAGTTCACCTTTACCTCAG GAGCACATTGGAATGCCAAAACAGCAGGCGCAACCACAGGTTTCTACCTCATTCACACCGGTTGTTGCAGCTACTTCCAGTAGTTCTCAACAAGTGTTACTACCCGGAATGTTAGTAATGCCGGAGTTTCTTCAACAAGGATTGAATTCTTCTCCTATAAATGTTGCAGCTACTTCCAGTAGTTCTCAACAAGTGTTACTGCCCAGAATGTCATCAGTAATGCCAGAGTTTCTTCAACAAGGATTGAATTCTTCTCCTGTAAATGTTGCAGCTACTTCCAGTAGTTCTCAACAAGTGTTACTACCCAGAATGTCAGTAATGCCAGAGTTTCTTCAACAAGGATTGAATTATTCTCATGTAAATGTTGATAATTGCTCTAACGATGGATACAACTGGAAGAAGTATGGGGAAGATCGAGTGAAAGATTTTTTGTTCACGCGAATTTATTATCAGTGCACTCAACAAGATTGTCCTGCTATGAAGAAGGTTAAGCATTCTCTTGATGGTGATTTCACGCAAGTCACTTATAAATACAAGCACAATCATCAACCTCTTCATCCAAGCATGGTCACAAATGTGCAAG GAACAAGTGATAGGAAGGATGTAGGTGATCATGAAATTCAAGTGATTGAGAAAAATGGTGAACCTAATCTCAACAGAAG AAACATTGGAGGCAGTCTTGTAGATCCAGGATCTTCACGTGGCAAAGTATCAGCGTCTAGACTCGTGGTGCAAACAATAAGTGATGTGGATATTGTATATGATGGGTATAAATGGTGCAAGTATGGGCAAAAAATTATCAAAGGAAACTCAAATCCAAG GAGCTATTACAAATGCAACATCCCAGGATGCAATGTTAGGAAGTATGTTGAGAGGGCTCCAACCGATCCTAGAGTCGTGTTAACAGCATATGAAGGAAAACATAATCATCATGCACCAATAGCGCATTAA